aaataactgccttttgcacaaattctgcatgtagagaaacatgatgtctggtgattttaatagagtgagctctaatacatcttctaggcaaaaggagcccccctataagatatattggatcattcatatgacgcccaactcctgaatgaagacagaatgaggagaaaaagatgcagagagaggattagtgaagataaacttaattatttcagaaacggtacagaatttttaattgaatgtaatgtttcttatttcagtacactgaagcttatataaaattttcattttgacaatagtttccttttaaagaCAGCGAGCCTTGGTCCTATTCTGGGAATACTGTTGCCAAGAGCGATCACTAGCTCAGTTGGAGTAAAATGCTTGGGATCATTCCCTCCTGATTTCAATGGCAATCACCTGGATTTGAGAGTCAGGAGATTGTTGCTCAGGCAAGCACAGAAGTACAAGTATTGAGTTATAACAAGACCTGGTTACAAAAAGCTCTAGGTTATAATGCAAAGCAGAAGTGGCAGCAGTAggtacagcagaaaaaaaagaagtaaaagcaCTGAAGTACAAGTGTTTAGTATTGGCCCATAATCTTACCATTCATCAAATAGCTCAGGAGTGTTAAGAGTGGTTGCAACAATACGAGCTCCTTGAGATGGGGGATTGGACCAGGTTGTACGGACAATTTTCTCCATCTGAGAGAGGACACGTGCAACATTATCACCGTCTTTCCCTACGACAGTTAGGTTTCCTACGCTCTCATctaatgaaggggaaaaaaagtaaatgtgttaTAAACAGGAGAAATAAACATGTCACATAGGTTGCATTACATCCAATGTTCTATAAACTGATCCTCCCTAACaaataggggctgatttatccaTGGTacaattgaaaattcgaattttcgaatcttcttatggtcaaaacggtcaagttcgactagggagttattcaatgtatcatactctggccctttaattaAATTTGATTTCTTATTCTCCACCCAAGACCTTCTGAATCGCTGTTTAAGTCAATcgtccagagatcaatttggagttgtttgcagccttcccgacattcagaactcaaattcaaattcgattggagtttttGGCTTGATTTAATACAACCAagtttgaaaaatgtgattttttaaaataaatttcgatttcaattcggttgaatttcgaattaatggGAATTTAGGGGAATTATTAAAAACTCGCATGAGTTCGAAATTCGACTTCGGCTTCATAATGAAGTGCATGCATGCCACCTTGAAGGTTGTTTTCttttatcatataaaaaaaattacaggtgGGGGGTCTTCTTTTAACAAATAGCAAAGCAGCAATACTTTAAATTAAAGTGTTCCACTTACTGTACAAGCCAAAGTTCTTGGAAAATGACTGAGCACAGAACAGCTCGGAACCCTGAGACACAAAGAAGCGCACAGCCCATGCATCCTTGTCTAGGCTGCCAGAGGCAAATCCTTGGTAGGCAGAGTCAAAGAAAGGAAAGAGAGACCTCCtctgatgtaaaaaaataaaagggaggaaggaaagaaaaaaacgtTACACTTTTGCACATCAATTGCAGTGAAAATATACA
This sequence is a window from Xenopus laevis strain J_2021 chromosome 7S, Xenopus_laevis_v10.1, whole genome shotgun sequence. Protein-coding genes within it:
- the LOC108697935 gene encoding aspartate aminotransferase, cytoplasmic-like, translated to MKRRSLFPFFDSAYQGFASGSLDKDAWAVRFFVSQGSELFCAQSFSKNFGLYNESVGNLTVVGKDGDNVARVLSQMEKIVRTTWSNPPSQGARIVATTLNTPELFDEWRDNVKTMAERVLLMRAELKSRLEALKTPGTWNHIVNQIGMFSYTGLNPKQVEYLIKEKHIYLMASGRINMCGLTTKNLDYVAQSIYEASTKIQ